One part of the Gemmatimonadaceae bacterium genome encodes these proteins:
- a CDS encoding SocA family protein, with translation MTAQTVADYFLTLGDPEAGDGISNMKIQKLLDYAQGVHLAMANKPLFDDPIEAWRFGPVVPDVYHRFKTHGFESIPVPRDFDVSALSADQRSILGDVNEAYGQFSAWKLRDMTHDEAPWRDADSRGPNSVITHEALRAFFLTRLV, from the coding sequence ATGACCGCGCAAACCGTTGCTGACTATTTCCTGACGCTCGGTGACCCCGAAGCGGGTGATGGCATCAGCAACATGAAAATCCAGAAGCTGCTGGACTACGCCCAAGGCGTGCACCTTGCCATGGCCAACAAGCCGCTCTTCGACGACCCGATTGAAGCGTGGCGTTTTGGGCCCGTCGTGCCTGACGTGTACCATCGTTTCAAGACACATGGTTTTGAGAGTATCCCCGTGCCTCGCGATTTTGACGTCAGCGCGCTCAGCGCCGATCAGCGCTCCATTCTTGGTGATGTGAATGAAGCGTACGGGCAGTTCTCTGCGTGGAAGCTTCGCGATATGACTCACGACGAAGCGCCGTGGCGTGATGCCGACTCCCGCGGTCCAAACAGCGTCATCACGCACGAGGCGCTGCGTGCATTTTTCCTGACTCGGCTCGTTTAG
- a CDS encoding protein kinase, with amino-acid sequence MDIRPGTRLDGPGGQSITVGPLLGQGGFGQVFAGEMADGTPVAIKTMLTGALSSGELEALQNEGRLAVGIDHPHVVRVLHFDDGLGGAGFPPFLVMERVNGETLADVIERRRLAGDRFSETELRDLFAAIADGMEAVNARLVHRDLAKQCAP; translated from the coding sequence ATGGATATTCGTCCTGGAACCAGGCTCGATGGCCCCGGCGGCCAGTCCATCACCGTCGGCCCACTGCTCGGCCAAGGCGGCTTCGGTCAGGTGTTCGCAGGCGAAATGGCAGACGGAACCCCGGTCGCCATCAAAACGATGCTCACCGGCGCACTCTCGTCAGGTGAGTTGGAGGCACTGCAGAACGAGGGGCGTCTAGCCGTCGGCATCGATCATCCACACGTCGTCCGCGTACTGCACTTTGATGACGGGCTCGGCGGAGCCGGGTTTCCACCATTTCTCGTGATGGAGCGGGTCAATGGGGAAACACTTGCAGACGTGATCGAGCGTCGCCGTTTAGCAGGTGATCGCTTCTCCGAAACTGAGCTTCGCGACCTGTTCGCCGCAATCGCGGACGGGATGGAAGCAGTGAATGCACGGCTTGTTCATCGAGATCTCGCCAAGCAATGTGCTCCTTGA